The genome window GGCCACAGGAATGGGGCAGACAGGACCCAtcttctcagggctggggaggacaTGGAGAGTCGCATCGAATGCAAATGGGTTCCAAATCAAACTGTGGGGATTAAGTGCTACCCAGAACTCCATCAGCAAAGGCTTTCTACCCTAAGGACTTTATGATATCAAGCAGAACCCGGATGCCCTGTGTGTACACTTGAAAGCGGGGGTAGGGAAAGACCTTTGTAGTTGCTCTCAGTAAAAATAACAAATCctgtggtggtatatacctgcaatcccaacacactgggaaagctgaggcaggaggattgccttgagcCCGAGGCCAACCTGATTTACATAGCAAGcctctgctttaaaaataaacaaatgacccCCAAAACGCAGCACTGACCCCAAAGTGCAGCAGGGAAACTTGGAACTTCCTGGGACTGAAGGGACCCCCAAGACGaagttctcagcacagaggagatTTACCTGCCTCAGAGGAACAAAGGCGAGGCACAAGAGACGAAGATGGGAGGAGACCCaacagagggagaagggggggaaAGGTAtgttggtggggggagggaacgGGGACCAAgggctgcctctggatagagaggacaCAGGCATAGGCCAacaggcaaatggcagtttataaaggtaaagggggaaagaAACCCCATGTTAGAATGCGGTGTTTCATTTTGATTGCGCTTGTTAATGGGACAGACAAAAGGGGACTTTTGGtggctggacttcaatactttgatagctggaccttcgTGGTGGCCcagcttgggaggaggaggctggctcTGGCTGGCGtatggcttgaatgtgaaatgtccagCACCGactcatgtttgaacacttgatcctcaGCTAATGGTGGCTTTGGGGTGAGTTGTGGTGCCTTTGGGATGTAGGTCACTGCAGGGCAGGTCATAAGAGGTCATAAGCCTGTCCTGCTGAGCTCTCTGCAGTTACCTCACACTTTTGCTGCCTGAGAAACTCCACCAGCTGTCGGATTCATGatcaactgggaaccaaagcAAGTCCCCCTCCCTCATGTTGCTTTTGTATTTGGCCAAACAGGCAAGAAGAATAACTAATGCaggttgttgtagaatattacatTAAGaagtgttacttttttttatgatgtggaatatttgcttaatgatgcaaagatgtgttgtattcttatactgttgcatttgtttgactctgtgaagctgagttactttacctgtctaaaatacctgctAGTCTAATAGAGAgttaaatggccaatagcgaggcaggagaaaggataggtggggctggcaggcagagagaatcaataaaaggagaaatctgggaggagaaggagaaagagcaagagaagaaggagaggagcatgctaggggccaaccacccagccacccagccagccacggagtaagagtgaaagtaagatatacagaagaaagaaaaggaaaaagcccagagacaaaaggtaggtGGGGTAATTTGAAGTTAAGAAAAGCcgacaagaaacaaaccaagctaaggccaggcatttataattaagaataagcctacatgtgtgatttatttgggagctgggtggcaggtcccccaaaagagcaaaaaccaacaacagtaaGTTCCTTAGAacaatgtttattttctctgGGTCAGAGACATAGAATCCGTATTTTTCAGAGCAGCAGCAGAGTTGAGACCTCATAGATTCTCAGGCACAGTGCACATATGCTGTGGCAAGCCGAAAGAAACCTGAAAGGCTACAGGTCCCGGTTGCTAGAAGAGTTTCAGGAGGCCTCCAAGCCCTAGAGTCAAGTGTCCCAAATTTCTACGCTCAGATGTTGTAACATTAGCTGCTGTAAGAACCAAGGGACTTGACCACCTATGACTCAAAAACTGGAACACTAGCTGTGGTGTCCATCCCAGTACCTAAGTACCGATACTGGCTGCCACCGCCACCAGCTCCTGGTAAGAGCAGAGGATTACAATTGCCCCCAATTGCTCAGGGAAGCAAATCACAGAGTAATAAGCCCCCACCCAAAACACAGTAAGTCTCTGGACTGTCAAGCCCATAGCCATAAGCCCGTAGTCTTCTAGACTTGCAGCTATGACAAGTGCTAGAGCCTGTCACCAGTCCATAACCCCGTGACACTCAAGGGCCAGAACTAGAGACACCAGAAAAACTACTTCTCCTACTTCAGTTTCCCATCTGGACAGAACAAAGTTCTCAGTCAGCTGACCACGAACAGCTGGCTTTCTGTAGGGCCCTTGCACTTCTGATAAAGATCAGGGTCTGTTGCTTTTTGGCACTTTGTCCTGTTTATGTGCTTTCAGATTTTAATTaagtataaattaattttataaacagaattgaaagagggggagggagggagagaggaagggagagggagagattcCTCCAGAAACAGGAAGTCCTCTTTTGTAGGAGCATGGAGAGTTTGACTAAATGATCAGAATGAAGGGACAAAGAGGCCTGGCTCCAAAGAGTCGACAAGCTGGGCGTGATTGCAGTACCTGTATTCCTAGCTacttgaaaggctgagacaggaggactggaaattcaagccagcctgggctacatacctaAGTCTGTGCTTTAGATCTGAGCAGCAATGTGTCTACAGTACCACCTGATGCTTTGACTAGTACCAAGAAGATTCTAGAACACTTCTGAGAAAACCAGAATGTTGAAGATGTAAGTAGTGAGGTCAAGCAAGCACATAATATGAACTGAAAAACATCACTCGGAGTCCACTGCTGCTGGTTCTTtgattatttattgattattatcATGAGACAGTGTTAATAGGGATAAATTTAAAGTTGGGAAGAGTCAGGGTGAGAGTGAAATGCATCATTTGGTGTGAAGGACATCTGTGACCAGGAGCCAAAACCCGAATTCACTAGCAGAAAGGCACCTAGGAAGGCTCTGGTAGGGTCTCATCCAGAGGGGCCTTGGGGCCTACCAGGGTAGAGATGGCCCTCCCTTCCTGCCATGTAAGGTTTCTGCTCTCAGCCTTCAGAATCCCCTAAGAAAACTACAGGACGGTGTGCCACCAAGGGGGCTAGACAGAAGAGCTTGACAAAGCATGCCCAGCTTGAGaagagaggaggctgggaagggaaCCCAAAGGGCCTTGCTACCCATTTCCACTTCCTTTAACTCATCGAGACAGGGAGTGATAGATTAGGACCTTTGAGGGGTTGCTTTTTTAGATGAATGGGATTGTCTGGATCATCAACTCTAAAATATGACTTCCTTTTGGAATAGATTAGGAAAACTTGATATGGCAGAGTCAGATATTTGGGTAGATAGATTCTCTTTGACTTAATTTTCAATGCATGTACATGCCTACCACAGAGACCGTCTGTATACATTCATACAGAGCTGTTCACGCATGCATTAGTAGGGATGCAGGTAGTGTTGTGTGCTTTGGTCATCTGGAGGCTGGTGATGGAGTGGAGCAAAGACATTATGTGTGAGGCATATCCTACTGGGTACGGGTTTGGTTTAGGTACTCCATGATGTCTGACTGGACAGTGCTAACAGGAGTCATGTGGAACCAGCGCATGACAGGGACCCCATCAGACCCCACCAGGAACTTCTCAAAGTTCCAGCGGATGTCATGGACCTTCATGGGATTCCAGAAGAGATATTCTGTAGATCCCAAAAGTTCAGAGGTGGGAGGGCAGGAGTTCTGGAGCAGAGAcatgaaaaatagaaagatgaTCTCATTTCTGCTTCTATGTTGCCCAGTCTTCTCTGCTCACTGCTGTACAGCTTAATGTTTTAAACTCCACATGCTTCCGGCCCTGCCCAGGCCTCTTAATACACTACCACCAGCACACCAAGGCCATTCTAACCAGCGTCGAAAGTGTGATAGTCAGTGAACAGCATCCcactttcctgcctccaccccccaccccccccccccccccccccccccccccccccccccccccccgccagtctCATGATTTCATCAGGATGAGTAAATAACACAGTCAGCGGGGCGTGATTGATTTCATCACGATGAGTAAATAACACAGTCAGCGGGGCGTGatggcatgcacacacctttaatcctagcactcagaaggttaaGAAGGTAGATCTCTgcgttcaagtccagcctggtctacagagtaagtttcaggacagccagggctacacagagaaaccctgtctcagaaaaaaaaaaaaaaatctctttctttcAGCAAGTCATGATTTCTATGGTTTCAGTTTCCATAGGTGAAAAATAATAGGTTGTTTTAGAATTGTAGTTCCCAGGCTTTGGAACTTCATAAGCCATAAAAGTTCAATAGCTATTTTGAcaataaggaaattaaaaatctGTTATAACCATAAATTTAAATcttaagatattttattatttactttcttttcttttctctagatttatcttatttttaaattatgtctatatatatgtatctcaGGTGGGTATGTACACCTGTGAGTACAGGTCCCGCAAAATTCAGCACAGGTTGTTGGATACCTGGCCGAACAAGTggtggttctgggaactgatctGGAAGATCAGTATATGTTAACAGCTGAGCTATGCCTCCAGCTCCATACTATTTACTTTGTTATTTAGTTTCACTCAAGAGCTCAAGATGGTCTGAAACTCAGTGTGTAACCCAAGCTGACTATGGACTCAGcttcccaagcactaggatttcaggcatgagtcaccacatcAGACAGGACTTTTAAATACTAGACAGCTCTGTATAGATAATAtcactgttttgagacagggtcttgttgtgTGGCTGTGACTTGCCTGGATAGGACTATTTAGACCAAGTTAGCCTAGAATTCACagccattcccctgcctctggaTCCTGAGTTATggcattataggtgtgagccaccatgttttGTCATGGTCATCTTTTGTGCTGCAGTTCATGTGGTGTGACCTGACCATAACTTATTATTGGAATAAATAATTGAGGTTTATATTTAATAAGTAGATCTTTTGTTTCAGTTTGCTGTGGCTGAGTGGAAATATCCACAGGGACAGCTTTGTTCTGCAGCCCATCCTCTGGGAACCAGTGACTACATGATCCTTGTTGGGAAGGTCCTTCTTTCCTGGTCTTCTTCTGCAGTTATAACACACTGTGGTTCTTCTCCTTTGGTACTCTCTCTTAGCCAGGTCTGTGTCTTCTCCTGACTGTGTAATAGATCCTTCAGGTAAGAGACTAACCTATTAATTAGTAACTGTTAACTTGTATTTCACAGTTCCTTGAACCAAGTAGAGAATGGATTAATGATTATTGATCGAATAAACAAATCATTAGCATTCAGCAGGGGAGGTTAAAACACATGAGAGCTATCATGTGTGTCTCCTCCGCTTGGAGCCAAAGCCTCATGTCTATGAATTTACTCCTTAAGGAGTCCCTCCTCATCAGAGACTCCAGCCCCGTTACTCTCAGAGAATCCTATCTGACTGATCCACGGCATGTTTGTTCACTCacctttaggaaagaaaaaaacttttgttCGTTTTCTCCATTCACATCCCCTTTCTCAAAGAGCTGGAAATTGGGGACATAGCCACCTCCTGGCCGCACATATCTGCAGTGAAACAAGGTGTCCTCAAGAGAATCCAAACGAAATCGAGGAGGGGTAGGAACGGCCACCAAGGGTCCTCACAAAGGGATGGAAAAGATTATAGAaaatgagaggaggaagagggggtttCTCTGGGATCAAGATTCCAAGTAGGAGGCTTCATAGAATCAGAGCATTCCAAGACACTGGGGAGAGGACATTTTGAGCTCAGATTTCCTGGCCCATCTCCATTTCCTGAGTCCTTCTTTTCCCTGAATGTTGTTTCCTTAGATCTTCCCTGTTCTCACCCTTAAAGAAGCCAAGCGTGGAGAGAGAACTTGGGCATTTCCTGCAGGGCTGGCTGGAACTCAAGGCATCATGATGACATGCTTCAGCCCATTGTCCCATCACCCACCCTAGAAGACTCCGGAATGGAAGGTACCCAGGCAGATGAGGAAAGGGCTCCTCGAGGACCCCACATAGCACTCACTTGAGTCcatggaggatctctgagtttttgGCAGGTTCTTGTTTTCCAAACTGGTTGCAAGGAAAGCCCAAAACAACGACATTGAACTGCCTCAGCTCCTCCTGCAATGTGTTCAGTTCTGTGGGTAGAGGGTGAACAGTGTGGGCTGACTCCCTGATCAAGTCTCAAAGGACCACAAGGTTTACCTTCTCATCCTGCGAAGACACTGAGGACTATGAAGGGCTACAGACATTCAACAGGCAGAGCAAACAGCTGTAACACAAGTCTCTGGGAACTCATCTCAACGGCTGCTGGTTGTGTGGCACACGGTTTCCCAGATCTCCTTAGTCTTTACCTTACATGCAAAGAGTTTGGATTAGACTTATGAAAAATCCTACTTGATTCTGAAAGGCTAGACTCCAAGTGCATTCATTGTCTTTGTTAGCTGG of Peromyscus leucopus breed LL Stock chromosome 5, UCI_PerLeu_2.1, whole genome shotgun sequence contains these proteins:
- the Gpx6 gene encoding glutathione peroxidase 6 translates to MAKQFWASCLFPLFLAALSQGTLNPQKTKVDCDKGVAGTIYEYGAKTLNGGEYVQFQQYAGKHILFVNVASFCGLTATYPELNTLQEELRQFNVVVLGFPCNQFGKQEPAKNSEILHGLKYVRPGGGYVPNFQLFEKGDVNGENEQKFFSFLKNSCPPTSELLGSTEYLFWNPMKVHDIRWNFEKFLVGSDGVPVMRWFHMTPVSTVQSDIMEYLNQTRTQ